From Stenotrophomonas maltophilia, a single genomic window includes:
- the lgt gene encoding prolipoprotein diacylglyceryl transferase, with product MIYFHDIDPIALSLGPIKVHWYGIMYLLGFTAAWLLGRKRIADGRLPGVDANGFSDLLFYAMLGVVLGGRIGYMLFYALGDFLHNPLLLFKVWDGGMSFHGGLLGVLGACWWWSRKHTLHFFDTMDFMAPLVPLGLGFGRIGNFIGAELWGKYTDGSWGVVFPSGLPAPLNQLDHATLQAQFASGALNQFARHPSQLYEAFLEGLVMFVVLWTVSAKPRHRYLVGGLFALMYGLFRFAVEFVRMPDNGVYVAFDWLTRGQILSLPLIAFGLVLLAMSRRAPVLQPQLPVAAEGKA from the coding sequence ATGATCTATTTCCACGACATCGACCCCATCGCCCTCTCGCTGGGGCCGATCAAGGTGCACTGGTACGGCATCATGTACCTGCTCGGCTTCACTGCTGCCTGGCTGCTGGGCCGCAAGCGCATTGCCGACGGGCGCCTGCCGGGCGTTGATGCCAACGGCTTCTCCGACCTGCTGTTCTACGCCATGCTCGGCGTGGTGCTGGGCGGGCGCATCGGCTACATGCTGTTCTACGCGCTGGGCGATTTCCTGCACAACCCGCTGCTGCTGTTCAAGGTGTGGGATGGCGGCATGAGCTTCCACGGCGGCCTGCTGGGCGTGCTCGGCGCCTGCTGGTGGTGGTCGCGCAAGCACACGCTGCACTTCTTCGACACCATGGACTTCATGGCGCCGCTGGTGCCGCTGGGCCTGGGCTTCGGCCGCATCGGCAACTTCATCGGTGCCGAGCTGTGGGGCAAGTACACCGACGGCAGCTGGGGCGTGGTGTTCCCGTCCGGCCTGCCGGCGCCGCTGAACCAGCTGGACCACGCGACCCTGCAGGCGCAGTTCGCCAGCGGCGCGCTGAACCAGTTCGCCCGCCATCCCTCGCAGCTGTATGAAGCCTTCCTGGAAGGGCTGGTGATGTTCGTGGTGCTGTGGACGGTGTCGGCCAAGCCGCGCCACCGCTATCTGGTCGGTGGCCTGTTCGCGCTGATGTACGGCCTGTTCCGCTTCGCCGTCGAGTTCGTGCGCATGCCTGACAACGGCGTCTACGTGGCCTTCGACTGGCTGACTCGTGGCCAGATCCTCAGCCTGCCGCTGATCGCCTTCGGCCTGGTGCTGCTGGCAATGTCGCGCCGCGCGCCCGTACTGCAGCCGCAGCTGCCGGTGGCTGCCGAGGGTAAGGCATGA
- a CDS encoding TPM domain-containing protein produces MIQRLCRHLFSPSVRRAFPPATLQAITEAIAAGEQRHGGQVMFAVEADLPLDALWRKVTPRQAAEHAFARLRTWDTAHNNGVLIYLLLADHAIEIVADRGLHGRISPAQWQRVCTHLREGLRGPNPVEALRGAIEEVSTLVEGHFPAATRSDDDGLPNTPQLLG; encoded by the coding sequence ATGATCCAACGTCTGTGCCGCCATCTGTTCTCGCCGTCGGTACGGCGCGCGTTCCCGCCGGCTACGCTGCAGGCGATCACCGAGGCCATCGCCGCCGGTGAGCAGCGCCACGGCGGGCAGGTGATGTTCGCCGTGGAGGCCGACCTGCCGCTGGACGCGCTGTGGCGCAAGGTCACCCCGCGCCAGGCCGCCGAACATGCCTTCGCCCGCCTGCGCACCTGGGATACCGCCCACAACAACGGCGTGCTGATCTACCTGCTGCTGGCCGACCACGCGATCGAGATCGTCGCTGACCGTGGCCTGCACGGCAGGATCAGTCCGGCGCAGTGGCAGCGGGTCTGTACCCATCTGCGCGAGGGCCTGCGCGGCCCGAACCCGGTCGAGGCGCTGCGCGGCGCCATCGAAGAGGTTTCGACCCTGGTGGAAGGGCACTTTCCGGCCGCGACGCGGTCAGACGATGACGGCCTGCCCAACACCCCGCAGCTCCTTGGTTGA
- a CDS encoding TPM domain-containing protein, with protein MRLATALLALLLWLPLASQAQQLAPIPALDSPVVDTTGTLDAAQKQALVQQATDLQQRKGSQLQVLVVPTTQPEDIAQYTTRVFDQWQIGRKGVDDGVLLVVAKDDRRVRIEPGYGLEGAIPDAIANRVIQENLVPRFRSGDYAGGITDATGVLVKLIDGEDLPAPISGQRGGEPDGGGDTWFLALFIGVFAGSILRGVFSRVPRPLRGLLGGGGAALAAFLFTSTLLASGLAGIVGLIVAMLSGHPGRFAGGGGWGGGSWGGGGGFGGGGGFGGGGWGGGGGRSGGGGASGGW; from the coding sequence CCTGGCCACTGCGCTGCTGGCCCTGCTGCTGTGGCTGCCGTTGGCGTCGCAGGCGCAGCAGTTGGCGCCGATTCCGGCGCTGGATTCGCCGGTGGTCGATACCACCGGCACGCTCGACGCCGCGCAGAAGCAGGCGCTGGTGCAGCAGGCGACTGACCTGCAGCAGCGCAAGGGCAGCCAGCTGCAGGTGCTGGTGGTGCCCACCACCCAGCCGGAAGACATCGCGCAGTACACCACGCGGGTCTTCGACCAGTGGCAGATCGGCCGCAAGGGCGTGGATGACGGCGTGCTGCTGGTGGTGGCCAAGGATGACCGACGGGTACGCATCGAGCCCGGCTACGGCCTGGAGGGCGCGATTCCCGATGCCATCGCCAACCGGGTCATCCAGGAAAACCTGGTGCCGCGCTTCCGCAGCGGTGACTATGCCGGTGGCATCACTGACGCCACCGGTGTGCTGGTCAAGCTGATCGATGGCGAGGACCTGCCGGCACCCATCAGTGGCCAGCGTGGCGGCGAGCCCGACGGCGGTGGCGATACCTGGTTCCTCGCCCTGTTCATCGGCGTGTTTGCCGGCAGCATCCTGCGCGGGGTGTTCTCGCGCGTGCCACGCCCGCTGCGTGGGCTGCTCGGCGGCGGCGGGGCGGCACTGGCGGCGTTCCTGTTCACCTCCACGCTGTTGGCCAGCGGCCTGGCCGGCATCGTTGGCCTGATTGTCGCCATGCTCTCCGGGCACCCGGGCCGCTTTGCCGGCGGCGGTGGCTGGGGCGGTGGCAGCTGGGGTGGCGGAGGCGGCTTCGGTGGAGGCGGTGGCTTTGGCGGCGGCGGTTGGGGCGGCGGCGGTGGCCGTTCCGGCGGCGGCGGCGCATCGGGAGGCTGGTGA
- a CDS encoding thymidylate synthase: MKSYLDLLSHVLEHGAEKSDRTGTGTRSVFGWQMRFNLNDGFPLVTTKKLHLRSIIHELLWFLKGDTNIGYLKDNQVRIWDEWADENGDLGPVYGKQWRSWATADGGAIDQMQWLVDEIKRNPDSRRLVVSAWNVGELSQMALMPCHNLFQFYVVDGKLSCQLYQRSGDIFLGVPFNIASYALLTHMVAQATGLGVGDFVHTLGDAHLYSNHFEQAREQLSREPRALPTLWLNPDVTDLFGFQFDDIRIDGYDPHPSIKAPVAV; encoded by the coding sequence ATGAAGTCCTACCTGGACCTGCTCTCGCATGTGCTGGAACACGGTGCGGAGAAGAGCGATCGCACCGGCACCGGCACCCGCAGCGTGTTCGGCTGGCAGATGCGCTTCAACCTCAACGACGGCTTCCCGCTGGTCACCACCAAGAAGCTGCACCTGCGCTCGATCATCCACGAGCTGCTGTGGTTCCTGAAGGGCGATACCAACATCGGCTACCTGAAGGACAACCAGGTGCGCATCTGGGACGAGTGGGCCGACGAGAACGGCGATCTCGGCCCGGTGTACGGCAAGCAGTGGCGCAGCTGGGCCACCGCCGATGGCGGTGCGATCGACCAGATGCAGTGGCTGGTGGACGAGATCAAGCGCAACCCCGATTCGCGCCGGCTGGTGGTCAGCGCCTGGAACGTGGGCGAGCTCTCGCAGATGGCGCTGATGCCGTGCCACAACCTGTTCCAGTTCTACGTGGTGGACGGCAAGCTCAGCTGCCAGCTGTACCAGCGCAGCGGCGACATCTTCCTCGGCGTGCCGTTCAACATTGCCAGCTATGCGCTGCTGACCCACATGGTGGCGCAGGCCACCGGCCTGGGCGTGGGCGATTTCGTGCATACGCTGGGTGACGCGCACCTGTACTCGAACCATTTCGAGCAGGCCCGCGAGCAGCTGTCGCGTGAACCGCGCGCGCTGCCGACGCTGTGGTTGAACCCGGACGTGACCGACCTGTTCGGCTTCCAGTTCGACGATATCCGCATCGACGGCTACGACCCGCATCCGTCGATCAAGGCGCCGGTGGCGGTGTGA
- a CDS encoding dihydrofolate reductase: protein MKLSMIVALDRNRGIGQGNAMPWHLPDDFKHFKALTLGKPILMGRKTAESIGRVLPGRTNLVLTRSGQVPFEGMRAVASLDEAKAIAEGEGASELCIIGGGEIFRQLLDQASDLYLTWVDAEVPADTHFPEVDAQGWQQVSSEQHPADERHAYAFRFVHYVRR from the coding sequence ATGAAGCTGTCGATGATCGTCGCGCTGGACCGCAACCGTGGCATCGGCCAGGGCAATGCCATGCCCTGGCACTTGCCGGACGACTTCAAACACTTCAAGGCGCTGACCCTGGGCAAGCCGATCCTGATGGGGCGCAAGACCGCCGAATCGATCGGCCGCGTGCTGCCGGGGCGGACCAACCTGGTGCTGACCCGCAGCGGCCAAGTGCCATTTGAAGGCATGCGCGCGGTGGCGTCGCTGGACGAGGCCAAGGCGATTGCCGAAGGCGAGGGCGCGAGCGAGCTGTGCATCATCGGGGGGGGCGAGATCTTCCGGCAGCTGCTCGACCAGGCCAGCGACCTGTACCTGACCTGGGTCGATGCCGAAGTGCCGGCCGACACCCATTTCCCCGAGGTGGATGCACAGGGCTGGCAGCAAGTGAGCAGCGAGCAGCACCCGGCTGACGAACGCCACGCCTACGCGTTCCGCTTCGTTCACTACGTGCGCCGCTGA